Genomic segment of Bos taurus isolate L1 Dominette 01449 registration number 42190680 breed Hereford chromosome 6, ARS-UCD2.0, whole genome shotgun sequence:
TCTGCAATGGAAGTTTTCTCCCCAAACCATAGATGTTCCCATTCTGAAATACCATTACTCTTGGTCTAATTTTCAACAACTCTTTatcaaaaaatttaatttaaatcctgtataaatatttaaattagttATTTCTTCAAGTATTCTGGAATTCCATAGCtactaagactctgtactccagATTTTCAATCTGAAATGGTCACTTGCTCTCTAATACAAATAGATTTTGATCTCAAGCTTTAAATTCTAGTAAATCATAACTCACACTGATGTTGTCTCTATTGCATTATATACCGTAATCTGATTCAGCTTGGTATTTCAAAAGCCAATCTTTCATCAAGATCCTTTAAGTCAAATAAGATTTTTAGGAAATAATGTTTTAGCAAATATCTTTGTAGTCTGAAAGTCAATCATTTGACAAAAATGAGAAATACAAACCAGGGCCCTTGAGGTAGATGGGAATTTACCAGTTTAGAAGTTAAGCCAGGTAGTTTACATAAATTTACTTATGAGATAAGTGGATGTTATTAACTCATTTTATAAatagagaaaactaagatcatggcatccggtcccatcactgcatggcaaacagatggggaaacagtggaaacagtggctgactttatttttctgggcttcaaaatcactgcagatggtgattgcagccatgaaattaaaagacacttactccttggaaggaaagttatgatcaacctagacagcatattaaaaagcagaggcattactttgccaacaaaggtctgtctagtcaaggctatggtttttccagtggtcatgtatggatgtgagagttggactataaggaaagctgagtgcctaagaattgatgcttttgaactgtggtgttggagaagactcttgagagtcccttggactgcaaggagatccaaacagtctattctaaagcagatcagtcctgggtgttcattggaaggactgatactaaagctgaaactccaatactttggccacctgatgcgaagagctgactcacttgaaaagaccctgatgctgggcaagattgagggcaggaggagaagggaatgacagaggatgagatggctggatagcattacCGAGTcgacagacatgggtttgggtggacttcaggagttggggatggacagggaggcctggtgtgctgtggttaatggggtcgcaaagagttggacatgactgagtgactgaactgaactgaactgataaatacaGAAACTGGAACTCAGAAAGTTTAAAAGCTACATAAAAGTAGGTGGCTGATCCTGGATTTAAACCCAGATGCTCTTTCCACTAAGCATATACTGCTTACTTTCCATTACACATCACCTCATCCCACCCCAACCAAGTAACTCCTTTTGAACCACATCCTGGAACATAAACAATTCTTCGTTTTACCACCTGAGAGTCTTTCAACAGTGTCCCTATCTAGAAGGTGTTCTGTTTCATCCTTCTCTGTTAGAGTCCTCCATACTTCAATACCCTGCTCTATATACTTATGGAAAATTCTGCCCTTGTACTCTTGTTGGAATAAATATCTTGGTACCACTTGTCTGTTCTGTAATATATCCTGGTTCTTATATTGCTTTCTTCTTCCCATAGAccatattctttaaaaacaagtGCTTAGTCTTCTCTGTCTCCAGATTCCCACATTACTCAGaagttactcaataaatatttgtggaactgataaatatttgtgaaagatATTCCCTTTTGTTGTGTTAAACACATATTAGAAAACCAAATCTTTTGAAAAAGGAACATGCTCCTTGAGAGTGATAATTGTTCCTGGCAACTTTCCAAAACGCTTAGAAATGGACTTCTTGTAAATTGTGTCCCCATTAAAAGTGGTTGACTAGGTTGCCTTATCTATCATTACAGCACATATAATTTACATGAAGAAATGATGGTGCCATAAAAGAACAATCACAAATGACCTTATTCTAACAGCTGCCAGATGGGATCATGATAAAGTTCTCAAATAAAAAGGACTACCATTGACAACAATGTATCAAACTGAGAAACttgactattaaaaaaatattttaaaatgtttaaaaagaaacatggtTTTAAACAAAAGCAATAGAATTACTTGAAAGATCAAACAAAGCTTGGGTCACACAGAAAATTTGATAAGAAACCAATCACTAGAGGAGTCAGATGACTCAGATGTGCTCTCAAAGGGCGGATGGTTGCGTATTGTGGAATTTCCTCTGACATGATGCAAGCATGATGGTGCACTTGTTCCCTCTTCTTACGATGATATAAAAAGCCACAGGAGTTCTCTGCCCAACAGAAGTCCTCTGGGACAGCAGAGCTCACAAGCATCTAGAACAAGAGCCAGAAGAAACCTGACAAAAAGCCTCTTGTTCAAATATGACTTCCAAGCTGGCTGTTGCTCTCTTGGCAGCTTTCCTGCTCTCTGCAGCTCTGTGTGAAGGTAAGCACATCCTAATCTACAGAAGTTTCCTGTGTCTAAATGTGATGCTCAGATAGCAAGATTATCCCTCATGCCTGGATAACAAGCCTCCTTTTCattcagcaagagaaaaacatctTTGCAGTCATTCACTGTTAaattgaagttttaattttttaggtGGTATCAATATATTTAGAAAGTTTGATTTATATAAACATTCTGTTCCTATCATCATTCATACTCTGTAGTATACAAATAATTAACATAAATCTATAATTTACAGTATATTTTATTGGAGGCCACATTTACCcaaattatcttttaatattgAGTAAGGTAACTCAGGTTATTTTACTCCATGTACTATTTAATTGACGAGCTTCAGGCAACTATCAATTGCTCTTTGGCCTAAAGACAGATTATAAACCTTACTGGGATCCCTCTTAAGAAATACAGTTAAgaatgttggggcttccctgataggtcagttggtaaagaatccacctgcaatgcaggaggctctggttcaattcctgggtcaagaagatccactggagaagggacaggctacccattccagtattcttgctcttcccttgtggctcagctggtaaagaatcggcctacaatgtgggtagacctgggttcgaaccctggattgggaagatcccgtggagaaggaaaaagttacccactccagtaatctggcctggagaattctatattTCATAAGAGGGATCCCAATAAAGTTTATAATCTGTCTTTAAGCCCTCTTATGAAATACAGTTTAGGATGTTTATGGCATATACCATAAACATTATACATGGTATATggcatatgtatatgtttttaaatgttaaggATTTTATTAAGATAGAGTACAATCTCTGGGTAACTCACATATATTTCTATTAATTCCTCCTGAAGGCAGTTTCCCTTTTGGTGAATCTTAGTTTGCttgcccggagaaggcaatggcaccctactccggtactcttgcctggaaaatcccatggatggaggagcctggtaggctgcagtccatggggtcgctaagagttgggcatgacttcactttcacttccacttttcactttcatgcattggagaaggaaatggcaacccactccagtgttcttgcctggagaatcccagggacgggggagcctggtgggctgccgtctatggggtcgcacagagtcaggcacgactgaagcgacttagcagcagtagcagtttgcTTGCCATTAATAACACCGTGGTATCACAGAGGATTATGCAATGTTGAGGAGGAGAAAATGTACCATGAGGATGTCAACATTCTCCAAAGACAACTCGAAGCCTTTACACCATTCAATGTTGTTAGGaatgattctttttaaaacaaagagaaaaattgaaGTCAGAGCCTGGGAGAATATCCAGCCATCGATTTCAGGGATAAATTTGCTGAAGATGTGATGTTTACCAAACAGATACTCACCAAATGATCACACTGGAATTAATAAGCATGATCACACTGGAATTAATAAGCATGAAGCTAGCCAAGCTGTGCTTATGGATgaaataaattcttaatttttttccacaGCTGCAGTTCTGTCAAGAATGAGTACAGAACTTCGATGCCAATGCATAAAAACACATTCCACACCTTTCCACCCCAAATTTATCAAAGAATTGAGAGTTATTGAGAGTGGGCCACACTGTGAAAATTCAGAAATCATGTAAGTAATTTCAAAAGTGATTATTTTACTTTAGTCAGCCTAGAATTGAGACGTGGAAGAATCCAGCAAAGTTCTAGGTACTAGGAGTACATAGtgagaaaaatagaaaggaaaaattcTTTGTCTCCATGGCATTTAATATGGGACTCTAATAGCTAAAAATTAGTTTGGACTTCCATTTTATGCCTGTACTCAAGGAACCATGACTTGAATGGCAAGGTGGTGTTTGAAGCCCATGAAATATTGATTTTAATCATATCTCTCTCATTTCAGTGTTAAGCTTACCAATGGAAACGAGGTCTGCTTAAACCCCAAGGAAAAGTGGGTGCAGAAGGTTGTGCAGGTATTTGTGAAGAGGTAAGTTTTTCTTGAATTTATGTTCTTCATTTATCCTGTGACATTTACTCCAAAAGTCAGCCTTTacattttctgctgctgctgaaatttattttcttttaagcagttgcttctttgattaaaaaaaaaatagcagcaaTAGTGTGTTTGTTGTACTCGTGACTGGGAGATCGTATATCTCAGTTTGTCCAGAGAAGTGTGGGTATATGCCTGTGCCTTCTGTCATTAGTAGAGCTCCCTATAAATCTCAGAAATATTCTGGTTTAGATAACTTATCTGATCTCTCTATCTGTAGCTGAAAATATAGAGCATTTCTAACACATGAATATCTAagattctcttaatttttatattaagtgTATTTTTAAGAACCATACCTTTCTCCTTATTAGAACATTGCTAATTTTTAaactgtttgttttattttatttattttcagagcTGAGAAGCAAGatccatgaaaaagaaaaaaccaccaAAAATCCTTTTTCCATTGCTTCTAAGAATTCCTCAGTAAAGATGCCAATGAAACTTCAAAACAAATCTACTTCAGTGCCTCATGTACTGTGTGGGTCTGGTGTAGAGttgtcagataaaatacaggatgtccagttatatttgaatattaagtaaaacaatgaatattttttcagtgTTGCATGTACATTGTTCCATGTAGGACAtgcttatattttagaaattattcatTGTATACTGTAAATTCCAATCGATCTGGAAATCCTGCTTTTTTGTTTTCGGTTTTTGTTAATCTTGCAACCCTCGCCTGCTGGCCAGGATTCCCGAGTGCCTGTTGAACTGCGCCTTGGTTTCTTTATTCCtaaactggagaaaaaaaatctcagccaTCTTTTTACCTCACAGAGATGTGAGGACATGTGGAAGCACTTTAACTTTTATTTGGTCATGTAAATTATTTTCAAGTGtaatttatttacctatttatatatttatttaagtcTCAAATACAATAATGTTTGTGCATGAATTTGGAGAAATGGGAAAGAATGTTGATAAACAGTATAATGATGATAGTaaatttatacttattttatatattaagtgATGTTTTGATCAAGATTGTTATATTGTAATCATAGTTACCAGATtagcaaattaaaagacacaaacAGAAAGACCTCTTAGTCAATTTTTCTTTCAGATAAACACTGGATAACTTttagtatataaatacataattatttatCTTAAACGTTAATTGAACTGGAAGTCCTACTTTTGAGATGCCTGGCCTAGTCTTGCCCTTATTATGCAATGATGTGTTGAATCATGTGAATCTTGAGACTGTCTTTCCTACATCTGTAAAAATTAGTAGGCAATATGAATTAAgtaattttttgtattatttatttatttattctgaacAATTAGAATCTCATACTTTAAATTATTGTGTATTCGaacataaactttattttttactttaagatGCTTTTATATGTTCACAGTTCTTTCTACTGGTTTTGATAgtatgaaaatatgaatataactataagacatttaaaataaaattcattgtcAGAGTCATCAGGagtttgtcttcatttttctttggtaATTTTAAGATTTGttgctttattcattcatattaaaaatcatgtttcaatttaaaaaacataaatacttacccttaatattttatatattatgtggGAAATATATTTGCAGATAAACATAACTCCTTTCCAGAGATAGATTACAATCAGTAGTCTTTTCCATAGAATGATGGAAATTTTCTCAACTTCCCACTGTATACCATTTTACTAAATGAAGGTGACTTCAGATTTTCAACAGATAACCTAGGTGTCTGTACAGCTTGACACAACGGGACACTCAATGAAAGAGGGAAGAGGGCACGCATTATAAAGCACTTCTCAGCTAATTGAGGAAAACTGATACATATGagacaaagaaatttaaaatataattaaagaccgagcatatttgaaaacaaacaaaactcttaaaaataaaaccacaatctAACAAAATAAAACTCAGTGGATAAGTTTTATAACAGACTAGACACAGCTGCAAAGAAAATTGGAgatcagaaataaacccaaagaCTTTATCTGGAATTTAAAGAGATACAAAGAGCTATAAAGAGGTAGTAAattagaaaagtagaaagaaagacATAGAAGAATCAGGGATAAAGACTTATTGATGTCCAGTTGGATTTTTACAAGCAGATGAGAGAGTAAAGCGTCAACATTTAAAGTGAATGGTTGAAAACTTCCCAGAAATtatacaataaaaacaacaatcaGTTTTAAGAAGTCCAACTTGGCAATTCTTAACTCTACATTTCTAGTCAAAAAATAAGGACCTTAGAACTTTAATGTTTATCCAACTCCCAGCACATttactagagccagacatcctggaatgtgaagtcaagtgggccttagaaagcatcactacgaacaaagctagtggaggtgatggaattccagtggagctatttcaaatcctaaaggatgatgctgtgaaagtgctgcactcaatatgccagcaaatttggaaaactcagcagtggccacaggactggaaaaggtcagttttcattccaatcccaaagaaaggcaatgccaaagaatgcccaaactaccacacaattgcactcacctcacacactagtaaagtaatgctcaaaattctccaagccaggcttcaacaatatgtgaaccatgaactttcagatgttcaagctggatttagaaaagaagggaaccagagatcaaattgccaacatctgttggatcagtgaaaaagcaagagagttccagaaaaatatctatttctgctttattgactatgccaaagcctttgactgtgtggatcgcaatacattgtggaaaattctaaaagagatgggaataccagaccacctagaaacctgtatgcaggtcaggaagcaacagttagaactggacatggaacaacagactggttccaaataggaaaaggagtacatcaaggctgtatttagtcaccctgcttatttaacttctatgcagagtacatcatgagaaacgctgggctggatgaagcacatgctggaatcaagattgccaggagaaatatcaataacctcagatatgcagatgacaccacccttatggcagaaagtgaagaggaactgaaagtcctcttgatgaaagtgaaagaggagagtgaaaaagttgtcttaaagctcaacattcagaaaactaaaatcatggcatctggtcccatcacttcttggcaaatagatggggaaacagtgagagactttattttcttgggctccaaaatccctgcagatggtgattgcagccatgaaattaaaagacacttactctttggaaggaaagttatgaccaacctagacagcatattaaaaagcagagacattactttgccaacaaaggtctgtctagtcaaggctatggttttttttcagtagtcatgtatggatgtgagagttggactataaagaaagctgagcactgaagaattgatgcttttgaactgtggtgttggagaagactcttgagagtcccttggactgcaaggagatccaaccagtccatcctaaaggagatcagtcctgggtgttcattggaaggactgatattgaagctgaaattccaatactttggccacctgatgcgaagagctgactcatttgaaaagaccctgatgctgggaaagaatgaaggcagaaagagaagagtataacagaggatgagatggttggatggcatcaccagctcaatgagcatgagtttgagtaaactccaggagctggtgatgaacagggaggcctggggtgttgcagtccatggggtcacaaagagtaggacacggctgagtgactgaactgaattgagcacATTTACTATTGATGTGGTTATCTTaagtccactttttttttttaattatagaaaagcTACACATTTTAGGGTGAAGAAAATTCctctattaatttttcatttgttagtTCATATTGCAGTCCAGTTTTCCTATGTTGTTTAGCTCCTTTCAATCACCCTAGATACATGCAACTGCCATTTTCTCTCTGAGTCAGCATTATCAACAGTGTGGAGCAAAGCTCGTTCTATTTTCTAATTCCCAAGCCACATTAACACAAAAGTATGCAGCATAATAGAATgtttttagttaattaattttttattgaaggataattgccttacagaatttttctgttttctgtcaaacctcaacatgaatcagccataggtatacacatatcccctcccttttgaacttccctcccatctccctccccatctcacccctgtaggttggtacagagcccctgtttgagtttcttgagccatacagcaaattctccttggctgtctattttacatatggtattctaagtttccatgttactctttccacacatctcaccctttcctcccctctccccacgtccataagtttattctctatgtctgtttctccactgctgccttgtaaataaattcttctgtaccatttttctagattccgtgtaTATAGAATTTTTGAGAGGGATGCACAAGCAGGAGCGAACTGAAAATTCAATGCCAGTAGTTTCTGTTCTTAGAAACACGGTTTCCCTCTAGAAGTAAACTCTCCCTACCTGTTGATCTTTACCAGCCCTGCTGTGGGGCCTCTTCTTCCTCAGAGTTCTGCTTAAATTTCACGTCCAGTACTCTTCTCTTCAGACCCCAATTGGGTTTTTACAATTCCCTTGTCCTACCCACCTTTGTAGTCATCTTGTGGATCTCATACATAGTGAATATAACAgataacaaattattttaataaaatgatgatGGGAGAGATGTAGGATTCTTCAGAAGCAGGTAGCAAGGAGTTATCTAACCTAGGTAGTCTTTCCTGAGAAAATCTAAAATCTGAAAGATGAGTAGGGGTTAGCCACACAAAGGGAAGAAGACTATGTGGGAAGGCTGGTCTAGAAGACAAGGGAGAAGTAATTTGTGTGATTTGAGAAGTGAAGGAATTTAGGGGAGAGTGGATTTTAGCATGAAACAGAACAAATATTAACAGATAAAACTGTGCTAAATGGACTATGGAAAGGTCTAAAGGGCTAAGATATGGAACTGAAAAATTCTAATGGATTCCATTACCTTCATTTTAAAtggtaagctgctgctgctgctgctaagtcgcttcagtcatgttcgactctgcgaccccatagacagcagcccaccaagctcacctgtccctgggattccccaggcaagaacacggaagtggattgccatttccttctccaatgcatgaaagtgaaaactgaaagtgaagttgctgagtcgtgtccgacccaACCCTTaaagaccccaaggactgcagcccaccaggctcctctgtccatggggttttccaggcaagagtactggagtggggtgccatcgccttctccgaagtcTGTTCTTGGGgcctttttaaatgtcatttggGGGCTGAATTATCAAAAATACCCTCAACATTATACAAAACCTCTTAATGTGTTAAGTACACATCCTTAATATGACAAATACACAACCCTGAAGGCAAAGTGCAGACATCTAACCAATTTGGTGAATCTTAACaatgaatacttaaaaaaatctatttctttattttcatttttaaaatatgccaaaTGATTTTCCTCAGCCTCTCATCTATATTGTCACTGTCTGTAAGACAACAAAGTATTCCATTGAAAAGGGAGTTAACTGGGTCAAACTGAAGATTAGGCATCATGTAAACaagtcaaaaaggaaaaatgaaaaagagtaagAGAGGATGTGAGAACAAGAAGGAAAAGCCAGTAAATTTGCAGAACTGaaaattttgttttgcttcaattaaattagtaaaataatatatagacACAAGTTTTATGTGTATAGACACAGATTTAAATATAAAGTTTGGCAAACAATTGATTGTCCCATGGGCATACCgtcaaagtgaaatcgctcagtcatgtctgactctttgcagccccatggactgtagcccagcaggctcctccctccgtgggattctccaggcaagagtactggagcgggttgccatttccttctctggggatccagggattgaacccagggattgaacccaggtctcctgcattccaggcaaacgctttaacctctaagccaccagggaagcccatataggaGCCTTCAAAAATGTTAGTAATGTTCTGTTTGTTAACCTGGTTGATAATCACAACgttgttccttttatttttttttattttacatagttATACACCTTTACTCTGTATGGTATActcacaataaaatattttgcaaaattagaaaaaaaaaaatatcccatGAATTTAATCCACATGTGTGGATTAGAAATTACAAATCAAGGTTTTCCAAGTTAGAAATACAAATGTAAATATAGAGGTACacacaatttaaaaagtatgGAGAGATAAAGTGTTCACCGTAACACTGAATTAAGTGCAAAATACTGTAACACATATATTGTACATCCAACCTGCAAATCAAGTAATTTTCATAATTGCCCTTTTTTGCATTAGAAAATAGATTCATAGTTTGAAGTCACCTAAGCAAAATTTTTCATTCAAGGTTTTAGTAAGTAATTAGATAACTATTAGATACTGTAAAATGTCTATTTTGCATCCAGGCTATGTTTGAAAACTTCAGAAGAAAGGATGCAAAACttaatgttttgatttttgcTTGTGGTAGTAACATAAGTTTAAAAATTGCCTAAGATTGTATTAACCCTACAATAACGAAAAAAAGCTTAGATAGTGATTTCTCCATTACCCACTTCAAAAAATGGTCAGACAGCAATTATCCCAAGTTTGGTAACCATCTGCTGAATTTGCAGAGCAGAGATCAGACAACAAATGGGGAATTTTCCCATGTAACAGAGTAAATAGTAGGCTTATTACTTCCCGCAAGAGTTACAGATGGAGCAACCAGAAATTCTCCAAAAGATTACCTAAGGGTCAAAGAACCCAACTCCTGATGAGCAGAGAAAGATAGTTTTATATACTCTTTGCATTTCCATAGGTAA
This window contains:
- the CXCL8 gene encoding interleukin-8 precursor, with the translated sequence MTSKLAVALLAAFLLSAALCEAAVLSRMSTELRCQCIKTHSTPFHPKFIKELRVIESGPHCENSEIIVKLTNGNEVCLNPKEKWVQKVVQVFVKRAEKQDP